A region of the Aphelocoma coerulescens isolate FSJ_1873_10779 chromosome 7, UR_Acoe_1.0, whole genome shotgun sequence genome:
ACATCAGCTGCAAAGTCTCATCTTCTTTCAACTTAGAATGAAACCCCAGCTTCCTTTGATGCCCAGCAAGGCCAGAACAAATGGACTCAAAGAAAACGTAGAAGACACTTACACAACCGGTTGGGGTTAACATGTTGTTTCAGGAGATCAATGGAGCCGAGGCTGACGACAAGACGCCTTCCAAACCAGAAGGAGACCAGTGGGCCATATTTCTCATGAAGGTTCACAAGAAACTCATGTAAACTGCTGCTGACAATGATATCTGGCAGGTTGCCATCCCTGAGAAACACAGAGGATATCTGGTCATGAACAGCATCCTCTGCCAATGCTGAACTTGATCAATGTAGAGACAGAAACCACTTACTTTTCATCAGTTGGAGCCAGCCCAGGGATACCTGATGCTTGCCTAGATGCCTAGAGTAAAGGGAAACGCATCAATCTACATGAACTTCGGATTTTATACAAGTCCCACAGCTTTCCAGCAGGAGAGATGAATTTTCCACACCAATACTACTACACTACTTACAAACATTAAACAGAAGCTGGATATGCTACATCTGCAGGCTTTAAACCTGCTAAGCCGATAAACCTCAAGTGTGTGCCTAGTGCCACTGGCTAAACCAGGATTATTCACCTGGTTAGATGAAAGATGTCTGCGTAAAGATTTAAAGAGTCAGGTTTATAGTGTAAGATCTTACACACAGATTTGCCCTGGAGGCCTGCAAAAATGCCAGGCGAGCAGATCGCGCCTTTGGAAAGCGGGATTCACTGCCGGAGCACGTAGAGCAGGAGGAGTGCCGGGGCTGCGCTGTCCCGGGAGCGCCCTGCCGGCAGCTTCTCCCGCGGGCCTCTGCCACGTCCCGCCCGGGGAtacgggccgggggcaccgccCGAGCCCAGGGGCCGCGGGACGGGCCCGGGGCTGCCTCGGCCCCGCGGCCGCTCGCTCCCCGCCCGCCTGCcccgggggccgggccgggccgtgcgccccccgccccgccgccggcagCATTACCGGGTACAGGTAGAGCACGGCGCCCACGAGGATGAGCAGGAAAGTGACAGCGAAAATGGCGAAGTCCAGCATGGCCGGGCCGCGGCGGTGGAGCGGCGGCGGCTCGGCCCCACCCCGGGGCCGCCGGCGGGGCAGGAAGGGGCGgaccgggctgggctgggagcacgGCTCGGCTCGGCATGGGGGGCCCGCGGCGCCTGCTGCTGATCTCCAACTCCACCCTGCACGGAGGGGGCTACCTAggccactgccagcagcacatccagaGCTTCCTCGGGCAGTAAGCGCTGCGCAGGGCTGCGGGAGCGCGCCCGGCCCCCGCCTCCGCCGCGCCGACCGCTCTTTCccctctcttctcccaggaaGGTGAAGCGGGTGCTGTTCATCCCCTACGCCCTGCACGACCGCGACGCCTACGCCCGCACGGCCAGGGAGAAGTTTGAAAGCCTGGGTAAGGCCGGGCCGGCTGCTGCGGCCACGCCGGCTGTCCCCGGGGCTGCCGGGCCGGCACCGGGCACGGGGAGCAGGGTGCGGGCACGGGGCACCCGGGACGGCAGCGCTGCAGCCGCTCTGCGCTGCGGGGCACGAACGGACGCGGCGCTGCAGCCCGCGGTGcccacgggccgggccgggctgggctgggctgctgaggtACGGGCAGCAAGGACAGTGAGAGCAGCAGGAGTCGGCTCCGACTTCTGcctggaaggagatgttttaaAGGCCTCCGGAAGAAATCCTGTTGTAAACACTTCTGCCCACTCCAGGGAAGAAGATTTTATCCCTAAATACtaaatggcattttttttatccttcttAATCACGAGGGAACATTTCTTCCCAGATATCTTAAACCTCTGCTCAAGGCGTACAACCACTGGTGTTAAGTGAAGACCATTACTTAAAGCACATCAATCAGCCAGATAGTTCCACGGTGGACAGCAGCTGAACTTTGCTTGGAGCAAAGATCTTTGCAGAACAGCCTACAGCAAGACCTCCACCTAGTATCTATCACTGTTCAGAGTAACTTTGGACCTGTTAGTATAGTAATAATCAGTactcacttccctgggcagcacaCTTTGCTCCTTGACTTGCAGGAAGGTTGCTGCTATCAAATGCCCATGTTCTTCTGTCTCTCTTGACACTCCTGTACTCAGTGAACTCCAGCAAGGCAAATCTATCAAAGTCAGACATTTTAACAGAAACAATACTCACATCAGGTATTTGCACAAGCAGTGCTAGAACCAATGATGGCAGATCCTGTCAGACTTCAGCACAGCCAAGCTGAGGACTAACAGCTTTTCCCTTACTTTCTAGTTACCTGGTAATGCTCAGCAGGATATTGTGCCTCAGCCTGCACCTGCTGAGTGAATTGCTCTGCTCCTAGACACTGAGTGTATATATTCACAAAGCAGACATTTCCTTTTGTACAGCTGGATGCTGAAGGCCTGCACTAATGTAGGACATATACTCTGTTTTATGTTGTAGAGTTCTCTAAAATTTCCCTGGTTGAGACATTTGGCTCAGGGTTGGAGGAGGtgggcagggagagatggaacaTATCACATTCTTCCACCAGACTGATGTGGCAGAGGTAAATACTTTTTCATTTAAGGTTATGGGCTGGACAGCATTCATGAATCTTGTGATCCAGTGGAAGCTGTAAGGAAATCAGAAGCAATATTTATTGGTAAGTTTTACTTCCTACTCTCCAGTGAAGGTTTATATATGGCACTGGATTAGTCCTGCTTAGAGGTGGCAGTGAAGACCAACAATTAAGCAGTTAGGCCTAGTAATTAGAAACTACAGAAAACAGCACTTGGGAGCCCTAAGACCCTAAATTTAGTGGTGCACTGGGAAGTAGATTTATTAATGGAATTTCCAATAATTTCAGATTATTATTTTGAACAGTACCTCAGTGTAAAAACATGATTATAACAGCTGTATCATCATTTTATCAAGCCCTAGAAGATCTAGTCCTAATACCATGGTCCTGGGTGTTGGAAGAGAGGTCACTGTCAGTGCCAGCCTTACAAGGATGACTCAGGGCATGAGCCCATCGCCTGCCCAGTGACCATTCTTCTGAAGCTTCTCAAAGCAGGATAGTCCCCTGAACAGAGCATTGGGTCTGCCAAGTTTGTAAAGGCTTCAATTAAAACTGATGGTGAAAATATGTTAAATAAGCTGGACTTTCTTTCTGCAGGAGGTGGGAACACATTCCGTCTCCTGAAAGCTCTTTATGACAACAGCCTGATACACGAGATCAGGAAGAGAGTTCTTGAGGTAAAACTACACATTCTGGCCAAGTCTGAATGGCAGGATCTCATACCTGAGTTTTTGTTCAGACAAATCCAAGCTGATTCTGCATTTTTGTCTCTAATATACTTCAAATATGGAGCCATCTCAGACAACCTGGTGAACTGAAAACTGTGGCCAAATAAGGCTGTCACTGAGTCATTGATAAGACTTACTTAAGGTCAGCAGTCTGTCTTCCTAGAGCAGTTTTCTAAATGCAGGATTGCAAGACCTTGGGATGTACAATGCTGCATAGAAACCTagaaaataaaacctcaaaATACCAACAAAGAGCAGTGCAGGATTTAATCTATGTCCAGAAACCTTGTTTTTCAGCTTGAGATGTCCATATCTTGTTGATAAAGATATGTTCATGTTGCAGGTTGTCTGCTAATAAACTGGTGATAAAGTTGGATCCATACATACCTTTTAGACAGTGTCCTGTTGATGTTGAAAATGATGTAATTTTTGTATCTCCGTGGAACTGAGAGGTGTGAGTGCCATTGAGCCCTTCTGGTCAGCAGCACCAGTCTAGCTGGTGAATCTCATAAGGCACAGCAAAGATATACCATCTTTGGAGGAGAACAGAAGCAAGGTGTTCCCTACCAATGTGGAATTGCAAATGACTTTATGCAGATTTATACAAGCCACAGTAAGGCCAGCTGCCAAGAATAAAGGTTAGCTAGGCTTATCTTAATATATAGAAATTCAACGTCTGTTGTGGGAATAAAAGCCAGAAAATGTCCAAATACCAGTTAAGTCTGGATAACTACTTGGTTATATTACCACCAGTTGTCTCAAGATAGCTCTATTTTTACAAATTGTTCAGCATTACCTGTATACTTGCATATTTGTGTAGCATTCTTCTATGTAGAGCATAATATTCAGTACTAATCCCTAAACAGTGCTAAACTGGTCATGGTACTGGTAAGCTGATGCTGCGACAACACTGCATTTAGCTTCTGATGGTCTACTCTCTTCAGAAGCTAGTTAAAAGCCAGTTCAGATATTTCCTGTAACTGCAACAACAGCAAGTCTCTCCTCTTAACAGCCAAGTCCAACATGCACTGAGAGCCTGGTAAGTTCTCTCTTGTGGGGTCACAGAGTTGTGAGTACAAGGCATGCAGCAGTTAGTTCTCTGACACACACAAGCTACTCAGAACCTGAATTCTTGTTCTGCTTTTCACCTGTAAAGTTAGCAGCGAGATGAGCTAGAAAGACTAACTCTGATCTGACTGGTGAGTCTCTGAGATTGATAGAACATGCTATAATTTGCAGTTCCTACTTGTCATACTGCAGACTGAtcactgcttttgtctttcaggaTGGGATTCCTTACATGGGATCCAGCGCAGGAACTAACGTTGCTACCATCAGCATCAATACCACCAATGACATGCCAATTGTTTATCCACCTTCCCTGAAGGCTCTAGGATTAGTTCCTTTTAATATTAATCCCCACTACCTGGACCCAGACATTAAAAGAACTCACAT
Encoded here:
- the LOC138113664 gene encoding alpha-aspartyl dipeptidase-like translates to MGGPRRLLLISNSTLHGGGYLGHCQQHIQSFLGQKVKRVLFIPYALHDRDAYARTAREKFESLGYGLDSIHESCDPVEAVRKSEAIFIGGGNTFRLLKALYDNSLIHEIRKRVLEDGIPYMGSSAGTNVATISINTTNDMPIVYPPSLKALGLVPFNINPHYLDPDIKRTHMGETREERIRQYHEEPNTPPVLGLREGTMLLVEGDKATLQGVTGARLFLRGKKPTEHEPGTDFSFLLNDSNPLNP